Proteins encoded together in one Micromonospora auratinigra window:
- a CDS encoding molybdenum cofactor biosysynthesis protein, whose product MPSIVALLASPVHRLVGRPADGPAPGPPGELVDEVRIRAGLGIVGDRYFGQPAHRRASVTLVAQEALPAGAGLAQVRRNMLTAGIDVDDLVGRVLVLDSGDGPVRLHAHSRAHPCAWMDVTVGPGAWRALRGKGGVRCEPLTDGLLRVGPVRVAVEPAAPAGPRRR is encoded by the coding sequence ATGCCGTCGATCGTCGCGCTGCTGGCCTCGCCCGTACACCGTCTGGTGGGCCGGCCGGCGGACGGCCCGGCGCCGGGCCCGCCCGGTGAGTTGGTCGACGAGGTGCGGATCCGGGCCGGCCTCGGCATCGTCGGCGACCGCTACTTCGGCCAGCCCGCGCACCGGAGGGCGAGCGTCACCCTGGTCGCGCAGGAGGCGCTGCCGGCCGGTGCCGGCCTGGCCCAGGTCCGGCGCAACATGCTCACCGCCGGCATCGACGTGGACGACCTGGTGGGGCGGGTGCTGGTGCTGGACTCGGGGGACGGCCCGGTCCGCCTGCACGCGCACAGCCGGGCCCACCCGTGCGCCTGGATGGACGTCACCGTCGGGCCGGGCGCCTGGCGGGCGCTGCGCGGCAAGGGTGGTGTCCGGTGCGAGCCCCTCACCGACGGCCTGCTGCGGGTCGGGCCGGTACGGGTGGCGGTGGAACCTGCCGCGCCGGCCGGGCCGCGCCGCCGCTGA
- a CDS encoding C39 family peptidase yields MATTLLRKTVLTAAGFAATAAGIAGPAIAAHAAPAEKTTQVSTDRKGHGERELKVDYEAQPNFYYCGPAATRNALSVLGKNIDVDAMAKEMGTTENGTNSINDITPVLNKETGTKAYRSVEIKDSKADDKQTERLRTDIVRTIDDGRAVVANIAGTTTDTDGTTHSFEGGHYISVVGYQDNGKTVTIADSANPDTASYRISVDNLADWIATRGYSAS; encoded by the coding sequence ATGGCTACCACGCTGCTGCGCAAGACCGTCCTGACCGCCGCCGGCTTCGCCGCCACCGCCGCAGGCATCGCCGGCCCGGCCATCGCCGCCCACGCCGCCCCCGCCGAGAAGACCACGCAGGTCAGCACCGACCGCAAGGGCCACGGCGAGCGCGAGCTGAAGGTCGACTACGAGGCCCAGCCGAACTTCTACTACTGCGGCCCCGCCGCCACCCGCAACGCCCTGTCCGTGCTCGGCAAGAACATCGACGTCGACGCCATGGCCAAGGAAATGGGCACCACCGAGAACGGCACCAACAGCATCAACGACATCACCCCCGTCCTCAACAAGGAAACCGGCACCAAGGCCTACCGCTCCGTCGAGATCAAGGACAGCAAGGCCGACGACAAGCAGACCGAGCGCCTGCGCACCGACATCGTCCGCACCATCGACGACGGCCGCGCCGTCGTCGCCAACATCGCCGGCACCACCACCGACACCGACGGCACCACCCACAGCTTCGAAGGCGGCCACTACATCAGCGTCGTCGGCTACCAGGACAACGGCAAGACCGTCACCATCGCCGACTCCGCCAACCCCGACACCGCCTCCTACCGCATCAGCGTCGACAACCTCGCCGACTGGATCGCCACCCGCGGCTACTCCGCCTCCTGA